In Desulfonatronum thioautotrophicum, a genomic segment contains:
- a CDS encoding cupin domain-containing protein, producing MAKTSPLVHKGSMDEYYFEERCFITEYWNSGEDEVVSVVRARVLPGVTTRLHRLVGIMERYIIMEGHGLVEIDGSPPQAMKPGDVVLIPPGVPQRITNPGITDLLFLAVCTPRFVPEAYEDLDEDVLPTLQP from the coding sequence ATGGCCAAGACATCGCCCTTGGTGCACAAGGGTTCCATGGATGAGTACTATTTTGAAGAGCGTTGTTTTATCACGGAATACTGGAATTCCGGTGAGGATGAGGTCGTTTCCGTGGTCCGTGCGCGTGTGCTGCCCGGAGTGACCACCCGTCTGCATCGGCTGGTTGGGATCATGGAGCGGTACATCATTATGGAAGGGCATGGCCTTGTGGAGATTGACGGCAGTCCGCCCCAGGCCATGAAACCCGGCGACGTTGTCCTGATCCCACCCGGAGTCCCGCAGCGGATTACCAATCCGGGAATTACCGACCTGCTTTTTCTGGCGGTTTGCACGCCTCGATTCGTCCCGGAGGCCTATGAAGATTTGGACGAGGACGTGCTGCCAACCCTTCAGCCATGA